The Miscanthus floridulus cultivar M001 chromosome 7, ASM1932011v1, whole genome shotgun sequence genome includes a region encoding these proteins:
- the LOC136462362 gene encoding transcription factor MYB106-like, giving the protein MGRSPCCEKEAGLKKGPWTPEEDQKLLAFIEQHGHGCWRSLPAKAGLRRCGKSCRLRWTNYLRPDIKRGKFTLQEEQTIIQLHALLGNRWSSIATHLPKRTDNEIKNYWNTHLKKRLAKMGIDPVTHKPRADAAGASSGAGAGNNTGARYRAAAHLSHTAQWESARLEAEARLAREAKLRALVSPPPAPAPAPGPGPPFSGLESPTSTLSFSESALQFANAPHDTHGTPRHALTTPPRSYGEAFGEQQQQRFVGDAAAPGFVLAGVLLDCSVAAAEQQRFTASSTDASVSVSEQQEEEDKGYWSSILNMVNSAMSSSSSSLTSDAVTDRAMYLPAAAAEF; this is encoded by the exons ATGGGGCGGTCGCCGTGCTGCGAGAAGGAGGCCGGGCTGAAGAAGGGGCCGTGGACGCCGGAGGAGGACCAGAAGCTGCTCGCCTTCATCGAGCAGCACGGCCACGGCTGCTGGCGCTCGCTGCCGGCCAAGGCCG GGCTGCGGCGGTGCGGCAAGAGCTGCCGGCTCCGGTGGACCAACTACCTGCGGCCGGACATCAAGCGGGGCAAGTTCACGCTGCAGGAGGAGCAGACCATCATCCAGCTCCACGCTCTCCTCGGCAACAG GTGGTCGTCGATCGCGACGCACCTGCCCAAGCGCACGGACAACGAGATCAAGAACTACTGGAACACGCACCTCAAGAAGCGGCTCGCCAAGATGGGCATCGACCCTGTCACGCACAAGCCCCGCGCCGACGCGGCGGGGGCCTCCTCGGGCGCCGGCGCTGGCAACAACACCGGCGCGCGCTACAGGGCCGCCGCGCACCTCAGCCACACGGCGCAGTGGGAGAGCGCGCGCCTCGAGGCGGAGGCGCGCCTGGCGCGCGAGGCCAAGCTGCGCGCCCTCGtctcgccgccgccagcgcccgcgcccgcgccaggGCCTGGGCCGCCGTTTAGCGGGCTCGAGTCGCCGACGTCGACTCTGAGCTTCTCCGAGAGCGCGCTGCAGTTCGCCAACGCGCCGCACGACACCCACGGCACGCCGCGCCACGCCCTGACGACACCGCCGCGCTCTTACGGGGAGGCGTTcggtgagcagcagcagcagcgcttcGTCGGCGACGCCGCCGCGCCGGGCTTCGTCCTTGCCGGCGTCCTTCTCGACTGTTCTGTCGCCGCCGCGGAGCAGCAGAGGTTCACGGCCTCGTCGACGGACGCCAGCGTCAGCGTCAGCGAGCAGCAGGAGGAAGAGGACAAGGGCTACTGGAGCAGCATACTGAATATGGTCAACTCCGCCATGTCGTCGTCTTCGTCCTCGTTGACCTCCGACGCTGTCACGGACCGCGCCATGTacttgccggcggcggcggcggagttcTGA